In Mytilus edulis chromosome 4, xbMytEdul2.2, whole genome shotgun sequence, the following proteins share a genomic window:
- the LOC139520585 gene encoding uncharacterized protein isoform X2, whose product MTDKTVSFEKTPISMSETTNSNAFDLDFESATDNINNQKKEDIEKSNKSTKLVPVELTAVENQFLAEKNSDCEVEVSLRSQSQGTQFKTSIVEDERQHECSKQDNFKEIATGVCDSTVVAPSDLEPVDGRNIYGESGCFDEELSKLTKLNDEIEKMFPKETYHIEEKADTFSKEKPNAIDTDIQRSLESSEYNQDENKNVDKTSCVQEPIEIINNEDALPNENRSPSYDTNGNTNVSREQYKRETEGSCEAQDKDIFEIKCETNRECKPEVNRDVINFELKHLTEDCSHPSVSSRQSRESSKTVQKCVLNTISLETDSNIKPSSQIISTSAKELKTDKNVTSGESTCVYNDVNEIDIENELIDECFVNKQTEHSKTETGIQALLKLSDKDLERDSLTMHKEEEEEEDTSVNISLNGNEELENLQRNEDEAQTSNNTFISKSSKILANNFEIFQSNDSLIKNTYEGDDKLSTIKARCDAIDKQNKLCIDVETCSVQKEEASKHSKPQVTVFKFEAISFKHVKSDKKEERKIIKIKAGRSPTKQVSNSSQSATTGLINSTNVGSEVTSFQKPDDQQEDVQDLRSKLYCKSHHDVVKFWCKDCKKSVCEKCINIFNSELCIRHQLKSLKLLVSNKKEKWEKEIQKNSNNCLKVLDHAFKELQRNERESQFQALIQRDRIHQEFISFHHLLIDEENKILKHLEKTLDEHSLQTSESQKKYGSLIDEEASLMCESVRSIDEDDSFDTDLSVFDSLTHTQDKWKKLENEAIELFSSIQPLPNAINKMFSFKHLKTAIGEHLESVVNPCPLCTVKSTMFLDDEFIVAPIKVSDLFLYLNSRRMFSEIFLYIELICDKKIKFKKVLNMSDYVFNFYGGYYLHPYKRYIVKAKHVTSNEVEQVKSDHSKERHKHILVVTGKGPRTTYSMRSEGRVQSLIANTDCSQRQTCRRIINTYQRNRTRVFQSIGFLQWRQSKMWPFSAVKGCKDLYDISPEEMRSLAYRLDKSSYVSLENDLTDTFDVMCSNDEKELLDNLNLIYQIRNANVKLDFEMKTVQEQEMEIQRESFNEQLSSLKEEIDSKQYYIDQLKQENEKLSVTVVKLNEDTCKKKHNELESVMMTGKSSHIQNDELEERDLACLKKSTSQMDEKDGKEDDVFII is encoded by the exons ATGACCGATAAAACAGTATCGTTTGAAAAGACGCCCATTTCAATGAGTGAAACTACAAACTCAAATGCTTTTGATTTAGATTTTGAGAGTGCAACAGATAATATAAATAATCAGAAGAAGGAAGATATCGAAAAATCCAACAAATCAACGAAACTAGTACCGGTTGAATTAACTGCAGTGGAAAATCAGTTTTTAGCAGAAAAAAATAGCGATTGTGAAGTTGAAGTTTCGTTGCGATCACAATCACAGGGAACACAATTTAAGACAAGTATTGTTGAAGATGAAAGACAGCATGAATGCTCTAAGCAAGATAACTTCAAAGAAATTGCTACTGGAGTATGTGATTCCACAGTGGTTGCGCCCTCAGATTTAGAACCAGTTGATGGTAGAAATATATATGGCGAATCAGGTTGTTTTGATGAGGAATTGTCCAAGTTGACTAAACTCAACGATGAAATTGAAAAGATGTTTCCAAAAGAAACTTATCATATAGAGGAAAAAGCTGATACTTTTAGTAAAGAAAAACCTAATGCGATAGATACTGATATACAGCGCTCATTGGAATCATCAGAATACAACCAAGATGAAAACAAAAACGTTGATAAAACTTCCTGCGTACAAGAACCtattgaaataattaataatGAAGATGCATTACCAAATGAAAATAGGTCACCTAGTTATGATACTAATGGAAACACCAACGTTTCACGAGAGCAATATAAACGTGAAACTGAAGGCAGTTGTGAAGCACAAGACAAAGACATTTTCGAgataaaatgtgaaacaaataGGGAATGCAAGCCTGAGGTAAATAGAGACGTTATTAATTTTGAATTGAAGCATTTGACGGAAGACTGTTCACATCCTTCTGTCTCATCTCGTCAATCAAGAGAATCTTCAAAAACGGTACAAAAGTGTGTACTAAACACTATCAGTTTGGAAACGGACAGTAACATTAAGCCATCATCACAGATAATATCGACGAGTGCAAAAGAACttaaaacagacaaaaatgtCACAAGTGGTGAATCAACATGTGTATATAACGATGTCAATGAGATTGACATTGAAAATGAGCTGATCGATGAATGTTTCGTTAATAAGCAAACTGAACATTCCAAAACTGAAACAGGGATTCAAGCTTTACTTAAACTGTCAGACAAAGACTTAGAACGTGATAGTCTTACAATGCATAAGGAAGAAGAGGAGGAGGAGGACACAAGCGTTAATATCTCTTTGAATGGTAATGAAGAGTTGGAAAATCTACAACGAAATGAAGACGAAGCTCAGACATCTAATAATACATTTATATCAAAATCATCAAAAATATTGGCgaacaattttgaaatttttcagtcTAACGATTCATTAATCAAGAACACATATGAAGGGGATGACAAGTTATCTACTATAAAAGCTCGATGTGATGCTattgacaaacaaaacaaattgtgTATTGATGTAGAAACATGTTCCGTTCAGAAAGAAGAGGCATCAAAACATTCAAAACCTCAGGTAACAGTTTTTAAATTTGAGGCTATCAGTTTTAAACACGTCAAATCCGATAAAAAAGAAGAACGAAAAATTATTAAGATAAAAGCAGGACGTTCTCCAACTAAACAAGTTTCAAATTCATCTCAATCAGCCACAACCGGTTTGATTAATTCAACTAATGTTGGATCTGAAGTCACATCGTTTCAAAAACCAGATGATCAACAAGAGGATGTTCAAGATCTGCGTAGTAAATTGTATTGTAAAAGTCATCACGATGTTGTGAAATTTTGGTGCAAGGATTGCAAGAAATCAGTATGTGAAAAATGCATAAACATTTTCAATAGTGAACTTTGTATAAGACATCAGTTAAAGAGTTTGAAACTACTCGTATCAAACAAAAAG GAAAAATGggaaaaagaaattcaaaagaaCAGCAATAATTGTTTGAAGGTTTTAGATCACGCATTCAAAGAACTTCAAAGAAATGAACGAGAATCTCAG TTTCAAGCACTAATTCAACGAGATCGTATTCATCAAGAATTTATATCATTTCATCATCTTCTTATTGATGAAGAAAACAAGATACTGAAACATCTAGAAAAG ACTTTGGATGAGCATTCTTTGCAGACTAGTGAAAGTCAGAAAAAGTATGGTTCACTTATTGACGAAGAAGCTTCATTAATGTGTGAAAGCGTAAGAAGTATCGACGAAGATGATTCATTTGACACAGATTTGAGT GTCTTTGACAGTCTCACACATACACAAGACAA ATGGAAAAAACTCGAAAATGAAGCTATAGAACTGTTTAGTTCAATTCAACCATTGCCAAACGCTATCAACAAAATGTTTAGTTTCAAACATCTGAAGACCGCAATCGGAGAGCATTTGGAATCTG tggtaAATCCATGCCCCCTATGTACAGTCAAATCCACAATGTTTTTGGATGATGAATTTATCGTAGCACCTATTAAAGTATCAGATCTATTCCTGTATCTAAATTCAAGACGAATGTTTTCTGAAATTTTCCTGTATATCGAATTAATATGtgataagaaaataaaattcaaaaaagttttgAACATGAGTGACTACGTATTCAACTTCTATGGCGGATATTACCTTCATCCTTATAAGCGATACATTGTTAAAGCGAAGCATGTGACGAGCAATGAGGTGGAACAAGTGAAATCAGACCATAGCAAAGAAAGACACAAGCATATCTTAGTAGTAACAG GAAAAGGTCCTCGCACTACATACTCTATGCGTAGTGAGGGTAGAGTGCAGAGCCTAATAGCAAATACAGATTGCAGTCAAAGACAAACTTGTCGCAGAATTATCAACACTTATCAAAGAAACAGAACCCGAGTATTTCAGAGTATAGG aTTTCTACAATGGAGACAATCAAAGATGTGGCCTTTTTCTGCAGTGAAAGGTTGCAAAG ATTTGTATGACATCAGTCCAGAAGAGATGAGATCATTAGCATACAGATTAGATAAATCGTCATAT GTGTCATTGGAGAACGACTTGACAGATACTTTTGATGTGATGTGCTCTAACGATGAGAAAGAACTACTGGATAATCTCAATTTAATATATCAAATTA GAAATGCAAACGTCAAGTTAGATTTTGAAATGAAGACAGTCCAAGAACAAGAGATGGAGATTCAAAGAGAAAGTTTTAATGAACAGTTGTCATCACTTAAGGAGGAGATTGATAGCAAGCAGTATTATATTGACCAACTCAAACA GGAAAACGAGAAATTATCTGTAACTGTTGTCAAATTAAATGAGGATACATGCAAGAAAAAACATAATGAATTAGAGTCAGTCATGATGACCGGAAAATCGTCACACATTCAAAACGACGAGTTAGAAGAACGGGATCTCGCTTGTCTTAAGAAATCTACG TCTCAAATGGATGAAAAAGATGGCAAAGAAGATGATGTATTCATTATTTAA
- the LOC139520585 gene encoding uncharacterized protein isoform X1, whose product MTDKTVSFEKTPISMSETTNSNAFDLDFESATDNINNQKKEDIEKSNKSTKLVPVELTAVENQFLAEKNSDCEVEVSLRSQSQGTQFKTSIVEDERQHECSKQDNFKEIATGVCDSTVVAPSDLEPVDGRNIYGESGCFDEELSKLTKLNDEIEKMFPKETYHIEEKADTFSKEKPNAIDTDIQRSLESSEYNQDENKNVDKTSCVQEPIEIINNEDALPNENRSPSYDTNGNTNVSREQYKRETEGSCEAQDKDIFEIKCETNRECKPEVNRDVINFELKHLTEDCSHPSVSSRQSRESSKTVQKCVLNTISLETDSNIKPSSQIISTSAKELKTDKNVTSGESTCVYNDVNEIDIENELIDECFVNKQTEHSKTETGIQALLKLSDKDLERDSLTMHKEEEEEEDTSVNISLNGNEELENLQRNEDEAQTSNNTFISKSSKILANNFEIFQSNDSLIKNTYEGDDKLSTIKARCDAIDKQNKLCIDVETCSVQKEEASKHSKPQVTVFKFEAISFKHVKSDKKEERKIIKIKAGRSPTKQVSNSSQSATTGLINSTNVGSEVTSFQKPDDQQEDVQDLRSKLYCKSHHDVVKFWCKDCKKSVCEKCINIFNSELCIRHQLKSLKLLVSNKKEKWEKEIQKNSNNCLKVLDHAFKELQRNERESQFQALIQRDRIHQEFISFHHLLIDEENKILKHLEKTLDEHSLQTSESQKKYGSLIDEEASLMCESVRSIDEDDSFDTDLSVFDSLTHTQDKWKKLENEAIELFSSIQPLPNAINKMFSFKHLKTAIGEHLESVVNPCPLCTVKSTMFLDDEFIVAPIKVSDLFLYLNSRRMFSEIFLYIELICDKKIKFKKVLNMSDYVFNFYGGYYLHPYKRYIVKAKHVTSNEVEQVKSDHSKERHKHILVVTGKGPRTTYSMRSEGRVQSLIANTDCSQRQTCRRIINTYQRNRTRVFQSIGFLQWRQSKMWPFSAVKGCKDLYDISPEEMRSLAYRLDKSSYVSLENDLTDTFDVMCSNDEKELLDNLNLIYQIKKFDTIGNANVKLDFEMKTVQEQEMEIQRESFNEQLSSLKEEIDSKQYYIDQLKQENEKLSVTVVKLNEDTCKKKHNELESVMMTGKSSHIQNDELEERDLACLKKSTSQMDEKDGKEDDVFII is encoded by the exons ATGACCGATAAAACAGTATCGTTTGAAAAGACGCCCATTTCAATGAGTGAAACTACAAACTCAAATGCTTTTGATTTAGATTTTGAGAGTGCAACAGATAATATAAATAATCAGAAGAAGGAAGATATCGAAAAATCCAACAAATCAACGAAACTAGTACCGGTTGAATTAACTGCAGTGGAAAATCAGTTTTTAGCAGAAAAAAATAGCGATTGTGAAGTTGAAGTTTCGTTGCGATCACAATCACAGGGAACACAATTTAAGACAAGTATTGTTGAAGATGAAAGACAGCATGAATGCTCTAAGCAAGATAACTTCAAAGAAATTGCTACTGGAGTATGTGATTCCACAGTGGTTGCGCCCTCAGATTTAGAACCAGTTGATGGTAGAAATATATATGGCGAATCAGGTTGTTTTGATGAGGAATTGTCCAAGTTGACTAAACTCAACGATGAAATTGAAAAGATGTTTCCAAAAGAAACTTATCATATAGAGGAAAAAGCTGATACTTTTAGTAAAGAAAAACCTAATGCGATAGATACTGATATACAGCGCTCATTGGAATCATCAGAATACAACCAAGATGAAAACAAAAACGTTGATAAAACTTCCTGCGTACAAGAACCtattgaaataattaataatGAAGATGCATTACCAAATGAAAATAGGTCACCTAGTTATGATACTAATGGAAACACCAACGTTTCACGAGAGCAATATAAACGTGAAACTGAAGGCAGTTGTGAAGCACAAGACAAAGACATTTTCGAgataaaatgtgaaacaaataGGGAATGCAAGCCTGAGGTAAATAGAGACGTTATTAATTTTGAATTGAAGCATTTGACGGAAGACTGTTCACATCCTTCTGTCTCATCTCGTCAATCAAGAGAATCTTCAAAAACGGTACAAAAGTGTGTACTAAACACTATCAGTTTGGAAACGGACAGTAACATTAAGCCATCATCACAGATAATATCGACGAGTGCAAAAGAACttaaaacagacaaaaatgtCACAAGTGGTGAATCAACATGTGTATATAACGATGTCAATGAGATTGACATTGAAAATGAGCTGATCGATGAATGTTTCGTTAATAAGCAAACTGAACATTCCAAAACTGAAACAGGGATTCAAGCTTTACTTAAACTGTCAGACAAAGACTTAGAACGTGATAGTCTTACAATGCATAAGGAAGAAGAGGAGGAGGAGGACACAAGCGTTAATATCTCTTTGAATGGTAATGAAGAGTTGGAAAATCTACAACGAAATGAAGACGAAGCTCAGACATCTAATAATACATTTATATCAAAATCATCAAAAATATTGGCgaacaattttgaaatttttcagtcTAACGATTCATTAATCAAGAACACATATGAAGGGGATGACAAGTTATCTACTATAAAAGCTCGATGTGATGCTattgacaaacaaaacaaattgtgTATTGATGTAGAAACATGTTCCGTTCAGAAAGAAGAGGCATCAAAACATTCAAAACCTCAGGTAACAGTTTTTAAATTTGAGGCTATCAGTTTTAAACACGTCAAATCCGATAAAAAAGAAGAACGAAAAATTATTAAGATAAAAGCAGGACGTTCTCCAACTAAACAAGTTTCAAATTCATCTCAATCAGCCACAACCGGTTTGATTAATTCAACTAATGTTGGATCTGAAGTCACATCGTTTCAAAAACCAGATGATCAACAAGAGGATGTTCAAGATCTGCGTAGTAAATTGTATTGTAAAAGTCATCACGATGTTGTGAAATTTTGGTGCAAGGATTGCAAGAAATCAGTATGTGAAAAATGCATAAACATTTTCAATAGTGAACTTTGTATAAGACATCAGTTAAAGAGTTTGAAACTACTCGTATCAAACAAAAAG GAAAAATGggaaaaagaaattcaaaagaaCAGCAATAATTGTTTGAAGGTTTTAGATCACGCATTCAAAGAACTTCAAAGAAATGAACGAGAATCTCAG TTTCAAGCACTAATTCAACGAGATCGTATTCATCAAGAATTTATATCATTTCATCATCTTCTTATTGATGAAGAAAACAAGATACTGAAACATCTAGAAAAG ACTTTGGATGAGCATTCTTTGCAGACTAGTGAAAGTCAGAAAAAGTATGGTTCACTTATTGACGAAGAAGCTTCATTAATGTGTGAAAGCGTAAGAAGTATCGACGAAGATGATTCATTTGACACAGATTTGAGT GTCTTTGACAGTCTCACACATACACAAGACAA ATGGAAAAAACTCGAAAATGAAGCTATAGAACTGTTTAGTTCAATTCAACCATTGCCAAACGCTATCAACAAAATGTTTAGTTTCAAACATCTGAAGACCGCAATCGGAGAGCATTTGGAATCTG tggtaAATCCATGCCCCCTATGTACAGTCAAATCCACAATGTTTTTGGATGATGAATTTATCGTAGCACCTATTAAAGTATCAGATCTATTCCTGTATCTAAATTCAAGACGAATGTTTTCTGAAATTTTCCTGTATATCGAATTAATATGtgataagaaaataaaattcaaaaaagttttgAACATGAGTGACTACGTATTCAACTTCTATGGCGGATATTACCTTCATCCTTATAAGCGATACATTGTTAAAGCGAAGCATGTGACGAGCAATGAGGTGGAACAAGTGAAATCAGACCATAGCAAAGAAAGACACAAGCATATCTTAGTAGTAACAG GAAAAGGTCCTCGCACTACATACTCTATGCGTAGTGAGGGTAGAGTGCAGAGCCTAATAGCAAATACAGATTGCAGTCAAAGACAAACTTGTCGCAGAATTATCAACACTTATCAAAGAAACAGAACCCGAGTATTTCAGAGTATAGG aTTTCTACAATGGAGACAATCAAAGATGTGGCCTTTTTCTGCAGTGAAAGGTTGCAAAG ATTTGTATGACATCAGTCCAGAAGAGATGAGATCATTAGCATACAGATTAGATAAATCGTCATAT GTGTCATTGGAGAACGACTTGACAGATACTTTTGATGTGATGTGCTCTAACGATGAGAAAGAACTACTGGATAATCTCAATTTAATATATCAAATTA AAAAATTTGATACAATAGGAAATGCAAACGTCAAGTTAGATTTTGAAATGAAGACAGTCCAAGAACAAGAGATGGAGATTCAAAGAGAAAGTTTTAATGAACAGTTGTCATCACTTAAGGAGGAGATTGATAGCAAGCAGTATTATATTGACCAACTCAAACA GGAAAACGAGAAATTATCTGTAACTGTTGTCAAATTAAATGAGGATACATGCAAGAAAAAACATAATGAATTAGAGTCAGTCATGATGACCGGAAAATCGTCACACATTCAAAACGACGAGTTAGAAGAACGGGATCTCGCTTGTCTTAAGAAATCTACG TCTCAAATGGATGAAAAAGATGGCAAAGAAGATGATGTATTCATTATTTAA
- the LOC139520585 gene encoding uncharacterized protein isoform X3, which produces MTDKTVSFEKTPISMSETTNSNAFDLDFESATDNINNQKKEDIEKSNKSTKLVPVELTAVENQFLAEKNSDCEVEVSLRSQSQGTQFKTSIVEDERQHECSKQDNFKEIATGVCDSTVVAPSDLEPVDGRNIYGESGCFDEELSKLTKLNDEIEKMFPKETYHIEEKADTFSKEKPNAIDTDIQRSLESSEYNQDENKNVDKTSCVQEPIEIINNEDALPNENRSPSYDTNGNTNVSREQYKRETEGSCEAQDKDIFEIKCETNRECKPEVNRDVINFELKHLTEDCSHPSVSSRQSRESSKTVQKCVLNTISLETDSNIKPSSQIISTSAKELKTDKNVTSGESTCVYNDVNEIDIENELIDECFVNKQTEHSKTETGIQALLKLSDKDLERDSLTMHKEEEEEEDTSVNISLNGNEELENLQRNEDEAQTSNNTFISKSSKILANNFEIFQSNDSLIKNTYEGDDKLSTIKARCDAIDKQNKLCIDVETCSVQKEEASKHSKPQVTVFKFEAISFKHVKSDKKEERKIIKIKAGRSPTKQVSNSSQSATTGLINSTNVGSEVTSFQKPDDQQEDVQDLRSKLYCKSHHDVVKFWCKDCKKSVCEKCINIFNSELCIRHQLKSLKLLVSNKKEKWEKEIQKNSNNCLKVLDHAFKELQRNERESQFQALIQRDRIHQEFISFHHLLIDEENKILKHLEKTLDEHSLQTSESQKKYGSLIDEEASLMCESVRSIDEDDSFDTDLSVFDSLTHTQDKWKKLENEAIELFSSIQPLPNAINKMFSFKHLKTAIGEHLESVVNPCPLCTVKSTMFLDDEFIVAPIKVSDLFLYLNSRRMFSEIFLYIELICDKKIKFKKVLNMSDYVFNFYGGYYLHPYKRYIVKAKHVTSNEVEQVKSDHSKERHKHILVVTGKGPRTTYSMRSEGRVQSLIANTDCSQRQTCRRIINTYQRNRTRVFQSIGFLQWRQSKMWPFSAVKGCKDVQINPPKEYNNSPVASRF; this is translated from the exons ATGACCGATAAAACAGTATCGTTTGAAAAGACGCCCATTTCAATGAGTGAAACTACAAACTCAAATGCTTTTGATTTAGATTTTGAGAGTGCAACAGATAATATAAATAATCAGAAGAAGGAAGATATCGAAAAATCCAACAAATCAACGAAACTAGTACCGGTTGAATTAACTGCAGTGGAAAATCAGTTTTTAGCAGAAAAAAATAGCGATTGTGAAGTTGAAGTTTCGTTGCGATCACAATCACAGGGAACACAATTTAAGACAAGTATTGTTGAAGATGAAAGACAGCATGAATGCTCTAAGCAAGATAACTTCAAAGAAATTGCTACTGGAGTATGTGATTCCACAGTGGTTGCGCCCTCAGATTTAGAACCAGTTGATGGTAGAAATATATATGGCGAATCAGGTTGTTTTGATGAGGAATTGTCCAAGTTGACTAAACTCAACGATGAAATTGAAAAGATGTTTCCAAAAGAAACTTATCATATAGAGGAAAAAGCTGATACTTTTAGTAAAGAAAAACCTAATGCGATAGATACTGATATACAGCGCTCATTGGAATCATCAGAATACAACCAAGATGAAAACAAAAACGTTGATAAAACTTCCTGCGTACAAGAACCtattgaaataattaataatGAAGATGCATTACCAAATGAAAATAGGTCACCTAGTTATGATACTAATGGAAACACCAACGTTTCACGAGAGCAATATAAACGTGAAACTGAAGGCAGTTGTGAAGCACAAGACAAAGACATTTTCGAgataaaatgtgaaacaaataGGGAATGCAAGCCTGAGGTAAATAGAGACGTTATTAATTTTGAATTGAAGCATTTGACGGAAGACTGTTCACATCCTTCTGTCTCATCTCGTCAATCAAGAGAATCTTCAAAAACGGTACAAAAGTGTGTACTAAACACTATCAGTTTGGAAACGGACAGTAACATTAAGCCATCATCACAGATAATATCGACGAGTGCAAAAGAACttaaaacagacaaaaatgtCACAAGTGGTGAATCAACATGTGTATATAACGATGTCAATGAGATTGACATTGAAAATGAGCTGATCGATGAATGTTTCGTTAATAAGCAAACTGAACATTCCAAAACTGAAACAGGGATTCAAGCTTTACTTAAACTGTCAGACAAAGACTTAGAACGTGATAGTCTTACAATGCATAAGGAAGAAGAGGAGGAGGAGGACACAAGCGTTAATATCTCTTTGAATGGTAATGAAGAGTTGGAAAATCTACAACGAAATGAAGACGAAGCTCAGACATCTAATAATACATTTATATCAAAATCATCAAAAATATTGGCgaacaattttgaaatttttcagtcTAACGATTCATTAATCAAGAACACATATGAAGGGGATGACAAGTTATCTACTATAAAAGCTCGATGTGATGCTattgacaaacaaaacaaattgtgTATTGATGTAGAAACATGTTCCGTTCAGAAAGAAGAGGCATCAAAACATTCAAAACCTCAGGTAACAGTTTTTAAATTTGAGGCTATCAGTTTTAAACACGTCAAATCCGATAAAAAAGAAGAACGAAAAATTATTAAGATAAAAGCAGGACGTTCTCCAACTAAACAAGTTTCAAATTCATCTCAATCAGCCACAACCGGTTTGATTAATTCAACTAATGTTGGATCTGAAGTCACATCGTTTCAAAAACCAGATGATCAACAAGAGGATGTTCAAGATCTGCGTAGTAAATTGTATTGTAAAAGTCATCACGATGTTGTGAAATTTTGGTGCAAGGATTGCAAGAAATCAGTATGTGAAAAATGCATAAACATTTTCAATAGTGAACTTTGTATAAGACATCAGTTAAAGAGTTTGAAACTACTCGTATCAAACAAAAAG GAAAAATGggaaaaagaaattcaaaagaaCAGCAATAATTGTTTGAAGGTTTTAGATCACGCATTCAAAGAACTTCAAAGAAATGAACGAGAATCTCAG TTTCAAGCACTAATTCAACGAGATCGTATTCATCAAGAATTTATATCATTTCATCATCTTCTTATTGATGAAGAAAACAAGATACTGAAACATCTAGAAAAG ACTTTGGATGAGCATTCTTTGCAGACTAGTGAAAGTCAGAAAAAGTATGGTTCACTTATTGACGAAGAAGCTTCATTAATGTGTGAAAGCGTAAGAAGTATCGACGAAGATGATTCATTTGACACAGATTTGAGT GTCTTTGACAGTCTCACACATACACAAGACAA ATGGAAAAAACTCGAAAATGAAGCTATAGAACTGTTTAGTTCAATTCAACCATTGCCAAACGCTATCAACAAAATGTTTAGTTTCAAACATCTGAAGACCGCAATCGGAGAGCATTTGGAATCTG tggtaAATCCATGCCCCCTATGTACAGTCAAATCCACAATGTTTTTGGATGATGAATTTATCGTAGCACCTATTAAAGTATCAGATCTATTCCTGTATCTAAATTCAAGACGAATGTTTTCTGAAATTTTCCTGTATATCGAATTAATATGtgataagaaaataaaattcaaaaaagttttgAACATGAGTGACTACGTATTCAACTTCTATGGCGGATATTACCTTCATCCTTATAAGCGATACATTGTTAAAGCGAAGCATGTGACGAGCAATGAGGTGGAACAAGTGAAATCAGACCATAGCAAAGAAAGACACAAGCATATCTTAGTAGTAACAG GAAAAGGTCCTCGCACTACATACTCTATGCGTAGTGAGGGTAGAGTGCAGAGCCTAATAGCAAATACAGATTGCAGTCAAAGACAAACTTGTCGCAGAATTATCAACACTTATCAAAGAAACAGAACCCGAGTATTTCAGAGTATAGG aTTTCTACAATGGAGACAATCAAAGATGTGGCCTTTTTCTGCAGTGAAAGGTTGCAAAG ATGTTCAAATAAATCCCCCAAAGGAGTATAATAACAGCCCTGTAGCCAGTCGGTTCTGA